Below is a window of Humulus lupulus chromosome 9, drHumLupu1.1, whole genome shotgun sequence DNA.
CAAAAGAGGCAAATGTGGGCAAGGAAGGAGACTCAGATGGCAATAGTTCTGAGGATTCTGATGAAGTTGTGGAGGATGCGCGTCAAGCGAGGTGGTTTTCATTTTGGCCTAGTGGGAAACTTTTTTCATCACTTGGCCTGGAAAGATGTACAATTTTGTGATCAGTATGAGAAATAATAATACGTTTTAGAATTCATTTCAAACCAGTTGAGATATTGGTTTGGTAAAATTTATTCAAAGAGAGACAAAATATTAGCAACTTAAATGTAACCAACTGTTATTTTGTTCCCTAAGATGTGCAAAATGTACGAGTTAGTTAGCTCTTGTTTCTTTGTATACCATAACCAATAAAAGAAGTGTAGCCTTTAATAATTGAAACGAGAAAATATTTGTTCATCGTGTTTTTATTTCATTATCTTTTCGTTCTTGCATGTTTAACTTTTTTTCAAGTACAAGGAATATGTCATTAGACTGTTTTAGTTAAGAATTATTAATTTTACAAACGCATAAACAATTAGTTCGTTTAATTATAAGTAAATGATATCTATATTCACAATATAATTTGATAAGTAATCACACTTTACCTCCAAAAATATTTAGGTCGAAATCCTAACCAACTAAAATAAGTAATAACTAAAATAACCAtttatttattctagtcattgaTTATAAGTGTGAGCTCTACACAAGATTTCACTGTGGGACCATACCAAACAATGGTCTAGATTACAATGTCATTACACAGAACTCAGCACACTTGCCTTTGATGCAGACCTAAACTTTTTAGTCAACAACCTTAACCATAACGAAACTAGGAACAAAGGCCGCATTAACAAGACTTTATTACAAACCACAAACAACACAACAGAACATACACCCTAAGATCccatttattgttattttatccGGGAGGGCAAGCACTAGAGGTAAACACACAGCATAGAAAGTAGTTATGTATATTGTTCAGACTTTGGGAGCAGCTTGGTTGGTCTGGGCATGTGAACGAGTTTTGATGAGGAAGAATCCGAGGGTGTGTCCAGCCACAGCAGCTATGAAGATTCCTATGTTGAAGGACATGACAGAGAGCATGACTAGATAAGCAAAACCCATCCTGAAAGCGTAGACGCTGGCTTGAATGGCACCCGCCTTGATGGGGCTGGTGCCGGCTTTTATAGTTGGAGAGACAGACAAAACCTCAGAAGCTACAGCTATCAGAAAGATTAAGAAGAAAGCAAGCACATACATACCAAGATTCTGGTTTGGCCAACCAGAGAACAAGATCACAGCATCTTTTCCCCAGTAGAGGCTCGAGTGCATCATCACCTCTGTTGTGTTTCTCAGGTCGCCACCCATACCGGACATGTTGCCGCCACTCATACCAGGCATGTCATCACCACGACCACCCATGATGTTCATATCGCCGGGATTATGTCCCTCATGTGACATTTTCTTTGAGGGAAAGAGTAGAGAGTTGGTGTGATTTGGGTTTTGGCATAGTTATTATAACTTTTCTTGTATTTGTGTATGTATATAATATGAATGGAAAGAGGAGCTGGAAAGCACATCTTGGAGATGCTGACGAGGTTTGGGAAGTGCAAAAAGGACTTTTGATTGGTTATATACAACATTTATTTATGCTTCATGATTTTTGTcagtttttcatttatttattattgtcaCTCTGTTTATTACTTAAGATATCAATAGCAATAGGGATATATATTGAGTCTAAAGCTCTACGAAAGTGAAAAGAAACGAAACCATATTTCATAGATGGCAACTTAGGTTTCTTGACTACCTtaacatatttttataaaatttaaattatggttTTTCATAGTCAGATTATTGAGTTTTATTTTTTCCTCTCACATTATTATAGGATCTTAAATGAACCAGTTgttgattttatgtttttttttggtaacaaaattgTATTACCTACATCTATTTATAGCGGCGTACGTAGATGTTAGTGGTGTTATCTCTAATTTTGTTTGTACTGCCATTAATAATTTGCTTTTCTTTTCAAGTATTTTGCCTTGTAGAGAATTTTTTATATATGACGGAAAATGTAAAACGTCCACTATTGAAGCCATccaaaaggagaaaaaaaaagttGCTAACATGGTTTGGTGAATTACCGAAAGTGTgcatatacatgtatatatgaaTGAATTAGTATGGGAATTATAAGAAGTGATTTGAATTTATGACCCAATTGACATTGTTGTATTGTATTCATTAATATGGGGTTATAATTTATTACTCAATCGACTTAATAAGCTAACGTGTATAAATGGAATATTCTCAACAATCATT
It encodes the following:
- the LOC133802511 gene encoding copper transporter 6-like, with translation MSHEGHNPGDMNIMGGRGDDMPGMSGGNMSGMGGDLRNTTEVMMHSSLYWGKDAVILFSGWPNQNLGMYVLAFFLIFLIAVASEVLSVSPTIKAGTSPIKAGAIQASVYAFRMGFAYLVMLSVMSFNIGIFIAAVAGHTLGFFLIKTRSHAQTNQAAPKV